In Ooceraea biroi isolate clonal line C1 chromosome 1, Obir_v5.4, whole genome shotgun sequence, the genomic stretch GAAATTTATCGTAATTACGTCTAAACTCTTTCGAAATATCCacaaaattcttcaaaaacTCTGCTTTACAtctatgtatttaaaatatagaaagagTAAGTTACAAAGCTATGCCTGAAGCCTGAAGCATCTCCAATCTGTTCATGATCCGATCCGATTTACAATTGCGATTGCGAATTAAAAGGCAGATATAAAAAGACATTCTGGAATTACAGGATACTTACTCGCAGACCAGATGTACAACATCTTATCCCAGGATCCAGTCGCCATTAATGTCTTATCGTGATTCAAGCTGACTGTATCGACAGTCCCTTCATGCCCTTTACAGACACTTACACAGTTCGCCGAGTTTTCCGCTATCTTCCAGTTCCAGATCATGCAGTCGTTTCCCATGGACGTGCTGCAAGTATGCATAGACAAAAATCATTCTTACACCTTACCttccatgtgttaaaagtttTGTTTACGTACTTCAAATAGGCGTACAAAATTCGTGTTTGtgtaataaaacatgaaaatattttctgattttCTGACAAATTACCTTACAAAAACCGCTTCCTCATCGTCAAGAGATATCCATGCCACTGCCTTCACAGGTCGTGCATGTGCGGATATCACAAGACGTTGTGCATGATTTTCCAGATCCCATATGCGTAATGTGTTGTCATAAGAACCAGTCAAAATCCTTGGGAACAGAATAATTCAcggtattaatatttcaattgtaCATAATAGCCTTTTGGAATCATGTTCcactgtaatatttatataacagtaaataattaaccattttccaCAAAGAGCGATGGTGGAGATCCAATCATCCTGTATAAGACAATCCTTTGGTTCCGGTGGAGTATGCTTCTCTAAACAGTCCACTACTATTTCCTCAGTGGAAATATCCATTTCCGTAATGTGTTCTATTAACGAGGTCCGCAAGAACTGCGAGCATATCACAAAATCAAACTCCACCTGACCTTCGACGTCCATTGAATCTGTAAATAATATCTTCTTGAGAAAGATGCATGAATTGTGCCGATTTGTGAAAACTAATCAAATacctaattaaatattaatatgtatatataacagatttaaatgttatttgaaGGGAGAATTAAGGAGAAAAGGAATAAGACATCCAGGATGAAAGCAATAAGCAAACAGTTTTTGTATCAAGTTCGGCCTCAcctttcattaaattattcaccAAGGTGTTCAATTCGACTGCCGTCATTGAGCCATCTACGTTTATGTGGTATTCTGGTATTGTGTACCTATACATTTCAAGTCAAGATGTATATTCTGATtacgatatatttatgaaGGATATATTCTGATATATTCTAATAGGTATTCGGTaacaaataatgaaaaatttttaccTCTCTGTGTTGCTTCTAAACCTAATTGTTATTTGTTTTACATTCTGTGTTTTCATTTTGCGGGAATCTTTCTTCTTCCTGTTATtctccatttttattttgtgattaATATAACGTTTTCGTTTCTAAATCGAATAACACTCTTCACTAATTTTACGATCAACTGAACTGAACCGAACTGAACGTTTTCCGTAGCACGTGTACGATTTCGCTGGTCTTTCCGGTGTTTCCTCTTTCTGATTGGTCGGCCGCATTGACGTATAGTGGACTGCGCGATCCGTACAATGGAAGCCATGAAAAAGTGTCCCTCGCATTAGGTTAGTTTAGAGCATAGACATAataatagaccgagcgtgaagCGCAAAATGTGAAGCACAGCTAGAAAAGGACGGAAAATAGGTGGAGGACATTGAACTATATCCTAACTGGAATGAGCACTGCTATTGTTCTCGGGTCACGTGACCCGTTTAGAAAGAGAGGGTGAAAGCAGGGTATAGCTGTCCTTTCCCAACCTGTAGCCGCCATTGCCGTTTAGACAAAGACGACACGAGAATAGGTATTACTGTCCTTCTTTCTCACTAAACGGCAATGGTGGCTTGGCGCTCATTCCAGTTAGGTTATAGTTCAATGGTggaggatctctttctctctctgttcgcgtcttccccactctccgctcttacccccactcttctttccttagagagagagagagagagagagcaatccttcgcctgctttctctctttttctacctgtgattcactgccaagttgagaacacgctcggtctattcttactatgtctatggtTTAGAGATGTCTATACTTTAGTATAGACATCTGTGGTTTAAGGCCCAAACACACAAAATTCCGTAAgacgtaacgtaaggattcaactaatcgcgttgctcgattcggTTACGGATGGccgaatcgagcaacgcgattggtcgaatccttacgttacgtcTTACGGAATTTTGTGTTTTTGGGCCTTTAAGCCTGGTCTACAATCAGTCGGAAGACGTAGTCGTATGTcgtaacgtaaggattcgaccaatcgcgttgctcgattcggCCGTCCGTAACCGAATTACGCGTGCGCACGACATACAACTACGTCTTCCGACTGATTGTAAACCAGGCTTTAGAGTCTAAACTTTAGACGAAGAGGGAACGAAGTGACGAGTTGACTACCAATTGCTGTCTCTTTCTATTACTGCTATTGGCTGCTTTGTTATCGCTCAGAGGTCGGATCCTGTTGGATCCGTGCCTTATGCCGTTGATTATCGTTCATCAAAATTCGTTTCTTTTaaagaagaatattaaaagTGTTCTAAGTTAATTGTTCTAGTACATAGTCATGGTGAACatatgttttatttgtaaGAAAAAATCAGACAACTCGCCAAGTTTGTCATTCCATCGGCGAGTAATAATTTGtgactatttttttttagttagTTCCAGGTGGAACAAAAAGCGCCTTCTCCTCACCTTAGAGGAATAAACGCaatataaagaatttcttcgcgatggtgctgccatttacacaaaaaatgcttaatataaaaatttggcaagtgTACGCAGAAAATTGCGGTTGTCCAtgctcgggataaaataaaggaatataacgaagcttttcgaagtgactttagaagcgtaataaaagagaaaataatttatgaaaatcttGTGCATACTTATACATAAATACaagattttcataaattattttctcttttattacgcttctaaagtcacttcaaAAAGCTTcgttatattcctttattttatcccgagttgGGACCgtcgcaattttgtgcgtataaattgcgaaatttttataaaactttttataaaaatttttataaaatttcaactttaatttttgtatatgatGTGTGCAATTGGCAACACttttcactagcaactccaggatcgccttaaggggatgctggagtaaccagggaatttcttcgcgatggtgctgccatttgcacaataaaatgctttttataaaaatttggcaagttgtacgcacaaaattgcacccaAGCAgtctcggaataaaataaaggaatataatgaagcttttaaaagtgcctttagaagcgtaataaaaaagaaattcctaATCTGCTTGATTCTGtaaagtctgtgctcctgcctttaAAAGTTGAAACATGTGTTTGTCATTGGttcttttcaagaaaaaagcAGAGATAGATATGTGATTTAACTGTTGGGTAGCTTACCAGGAAGTTAGAACAATTGGCCCTAATTGTTAgtttatcaattataatacttttcgCCAAGTTTTTCTTTACCTCCAAATCCCTTGCTTCGGTTTTTACATTGAATCTTgagtatttttcaaataaatataataagggCAAGATCAAAGAGTCAGCTGCAAATCATCGGTTAGAATTAAATAGGTAACTTCAGGAGCCAAGTATTTTTTGATAGCATGCAACTGGGTGCGATCAACGTCACGTTACTCTACTATGGGTGCTTTCCAATTGTTTACACATCTTAacacaaaagcattttattggctatatattatctaaaacattttacacgataatatatagccaataaaatgcttttgtgtTAAGATGTGTAAGCAATTGGAAAGCACCCTATAACTTCTTTAATATTGTGAATTTCAATATACtcttttatacagggtgtttaaaaaaaaggtcGGATATTTTATCCACGTGTAGTACTCttgaaaagaaggaaaaaagtcTTAGGCAACATAGGTCCGCAAATCAACTGTTTCAGAGCTAGAGTtgattttgtatctttttggatttttatttttgttttatttttgttttaatttttatttttttattttttgttttttgtttgtcaaatggcattattattaaaaaacaaacagTAAACGCGCTAATAGCTAAATAATACAAGATGTTTCAACGAAAAATACTTAAAGAAGATGTTCTACATGTCCACCTTCCATTTGTACACAAGCTTCACATCGTCGCAGAAAGGAAGCTCTTATTCTTTCGAATATCCCTGGAATTTGGCGAATAGTATGGCAGACATCTTCTATTCAGTGCCGCAAGTCGTCAACGTTATTAATGGGTCTTGAATACACTAGCGATTTTAAATATCCTCAAATGCAATGGTCCAATGGGTTAAAATCAGGGGATCTGGATGGCCATGGCACTGGACCCCCTCGTCCTATCCAGTTATTATTGTAAGTTTCATTTAGGAAATTTTTAACGATAACTGCGAAATGCGGAGGAGCCCCATCGTGCATATACCAAAGGTTAACTCTATCATTTAGGGGGACATCTTCCAATAGTGGAGGTAGAGTGTTATTTAAGAAGTCAAGATAAACTGCACCAGTTAAACGATTTGGAAAAAACACTGGTCCAATTAAACGGTCCCTCAAAATACCCACCCAAACGTTCAAAGAAAATCGATGCTGATGTTTGGACTCAACAACGGCATGAGGGTTTTCATCAGCCCAAACATGTTTGTTGTGGAAATGAATGATCCCGTTGTTTGTAAAAATAGCTTcatctgtaaataaaatattagcagCAAAGTCTGGATTTTCTTCAACTTTTCTTAGTACGAATCTGCAGAACGCTAGTCTGGAATCATAACCGGGGGCTATAAGAGCTTGCACCCGCTGAATATGGATACAGCTGCTGTTCACGTAAAATCCTCCAGACTAAGGAAGCATTCATATTTAGTTCCGTAGCTATTATTCTGGTGCTGATATTCGGATTTTCTTCTACTCTTCTTAAAACTTCAAGTTCTGCTTCAGGAGTAGACACTGACCTGGGCCGTCCGGCATCATGTTTACTTACACTAAATGAACCATTTACGACGTAAATGCAATTTGGAAAATAACTTATCAGATGGAAGTGCACGATTCGGAAATGCTTCAGCATACAGACGCCGTGCTTCATAAGCGTTACCATTGGCACAGCCGTACatgaaatgcatatctgccatttctgCATTGGTATAGAGCggcattttcttttatttgcaaatactTTTAAGCGAAAACAGTAGAAAACTGATACAGCACTGTAGCGAGATTAATGATACTTACAGGAAATAAAGGGAAACAAAAAGCAATgacttaaattttattttattttttcatgaaaaacacGATGGCGCGGCCGTTCATTCACGACGTAAAGTGCGTGGAATCGAAATCAATGACACGATTAGATACAACTGATAAATGACTCTTGTATACACTGGACTGCACAAGACATTCCTATACTCCGTCCAGCGAGAGAACGTTATCCGTCTGCGCATAGGCGAGCGAAGTGGGGATAGCGTGGCGTAGTGGTGGCGTGTATAATAGCATTAACGTGCTCGTATCGCGGCGTAGTGGGGGGTCTCTAGAGAAGAGATCTGCGCGGAACGGTCACGTTTTCGTCTGCTCCGATAACGTTCTCTAatcatcaataaatattaaaataaaaatccaaagATACAAAATCAACTCTAGCTCTGAAACAGTACGTTGATTTGCGGACCTATGTTGCCTAAGActtttttgcttcttttcATGAGTACTACACGTGGATAAAATATCCgaccttttttttaaacaccctgtatatatatatttttaaaacctCCAGCATGAAGGAAATGCAAAAaacttgattttttaaaaccaTCACAGTATAGTGTCTCCCTTTAATATTGGTCATATTTCAACTATTAATCCCTAAACACTGCACTCTACTGACCTATAGACATAAGTCTATGTACTGACCCCCATTCTAGTCTCCGTCTTCTGGGTGCTTTCCAATTATTTAACACATCTTAGCACAAACATacacaaaagcattttattggctatatattatctaaaaatcaagataatatataaaaacaagataatatatagccaataaaatgcttttgtgtCAAGATGTGTAAGCAATTGGAAAGCACCCTATCATAGCTGATGTCATGTCAAAGTCTCATCACATGTGGACAACAAAACAAATGCGGACGGGGTGTAGAACAAGTAGAGAGTGGTGCAAATTATACATCACATatgaatagaaataataaatcagatatgtataaaaataataaaagatttatgcATTGCTACTttgtgataaaatttattgtttataaactTGTAAAAGGCCACTACGTTAAACAAATGTTTACATTGGAATTCAGttcgaaaattatatatcctattctaaaaaaggcgtgttaacttcgtgaagttcttttttatcgaatattgaggcctcttttccgcgacgctgattggttctctcgatTGGTTCAAACTTCGTGTAACTTGAACTTTGTGTTgcaaatgtcagaatgtcatagtggctgtcagtgcggttatattaatttattatttcttaggaacgtgaaaacggcagctgtcaattctgtcaaatttgtattgatgaaacatgatgaaataaataacacctttaacgccttttttgaataggatttgtgttatttattatataataaataatagatgaatattattattcgaaaacattattaatattgaaaaataaaatagcgcgcgtctGTGGTGctagtatatataaaatttatgtgcaAGAACTAATATTCTTATTCGCTGAAattcgtattaaattttaattaaatgttatagtttattatttcatcatgaATTGATTAAATGTATCAAGTTCAATAGCAAAGTCTAGATTAATGTACTTGAtagcataaaataataacatatttcgATATTGAAAACCAGTAATTCTAGATTCTTTTGAGTTAATTCAAATGCAGATAAAAAATCTACTAGAAACTGCTGGTATTTATCAGTCAATACTGTGGTTTCAAGTactattatagatatttttatgatatatcgCACGCTGCTGTCTTCAACGGAGAAGTGAACTGTACAAATGCACACAGTGGAATGAAACGCATGAAATTCTGGCGTTAAAGGAAAAGTGAACTACGCATGCGTCGGTTTCTatcaagatattattttacgaatatttttccGTGGGAAGTAACCACATGTCGAATTTCCTTTAACATTATATTGATCACTTAATCGCCATCGTCTTCTCGGGGTAGGTGACAAATTATGAGTGTATCGAGCGCGGTATGTGCTATCTTATACTCCGTTTATATTATTGAACAGTGTGCATGGCAATTTacttatataatcatataacattatataaaattgtataattctaaaattggtaaagaaattttaccaattttacaattatacaattttatataatgttatatgattatataaatcgCAATTGCTTTTATGCAAGATGAGGTTTCACGAACCAccacaaaatattttgcagtCAAACGTAACTCGATAAACTCACGATCGCTTGTAAAATGAGTATCTCCGTTCAAGAACGGTACTTTAGCTTGaatagaattatattactCGCTACTGGCTTATGGCCTTATCAACAATCAAAGTTTGCTCGATTTCAGGCAGCATTGTATCTCAGTATGATGATAAGCTTCATCATATTCCTGGTATGTGTATACTTCTAATCCTAGTGTTTGctattatacaatttacatgttatacatttatatgtttAGATGAGGCAATGAATGTTGAAGCAAATAAATCCcaagaaagttttaattacagCTTTCAAGACTTTGTTTTACAGAACAATCCTTTGAATTTACTCTTCATTTGCTTTCTATgtcaacatattttattttcctcctGATTAAGTATATCTCCTTTTGGATTAACATGAAATCTGTaagctatttttttattttcttcgaaaCTGAATAAATTCCTaactatgtaaaaatattctttcataCTTTATAATGCTATTcagcataaaatattgttactaCAAtagataagatatttattggaGCAATTTCAATACATCTACAAGAGGCTAAAGGATTCGAAAGAAATTgctatttataacaaatatggAAATAATGGAAAACGAATAACAATCGGTCTTATAAGTAAGAAAAAGCCTTGTTGTGAATTTTTATCActgtgattatttatttagtactTTTAGTATTGCAGTATTATGAATtagattacaatatttactaAGAAATTATGATTTACTGATTTgttgtattgtattatattgctcatgcatatatgtatcttATTGTTTCTCTGAAAGAGATAATGTTTAGTAGTTGGAATATGCACTCAGACTTATCTGATTGCAATACAATGTTTGCCACACATTTTGGATATGATTATGCCCAAAAATGAGACCTACATGCACCGCTTTATAGTAATTGTGACTGAAGGATTCgccgtacaagaaaaatatttctatttattgttTCTGTATCTATACGCAGTTTTAACCGCAGGAGCAGTTACACTCATAGCGGTAGGGGCAATGTTGTTATCATGTTTGAAACATATCTGTGGAATGTTCAGAATTGCtaggtaaataaataaaagtagaaAAACGGAAAACGGATATTTATTCACATTGAGAAGAATAGTTTTTACTTCATAGGATCTCGAAAATTATCTCcgatataattatag encodes the following:
- the LOC105284773 gene encoding uncharacterized protein LOC105284773 isoform X4: MSISVQERYFSLNRIILLATGLWPYQQSKFARFQAALYLSMMISFIIFLLSRLCFTEQSFEFTLHLLSMSTYFIFLLIKYISFWINMKSIRYLLEQFQYIYKRLKDSKEIAIYNKYGNNGKRITIGLIKIMFSSWNMHSDLSDCNTMFATHFGYDYAQK
- the LOC105284773 gene encoding uncharacterized protein LOC105284773 isoform X1, whose amino-acid sequence is MSISVQERYFSLNRIILLATGLWPYQQSKFARFQAALYLSMMISFIIFLLSRLCFTEQSFEFTLHLLSMSTYFIFLLIKYISFWINMKSIRYLLEQFQYIYKRLKDSKEIAIYNKYGNNGKRITIGLIIVGICTQTYLIAIQCLPHILDMIMPKNETYMHRFIVIVTEGFAVQEKYFYLLFLYLYAVLTAGAVTLIAVGAMLLSCLKHICGMFRIASYRFEQAVTATLQNITLKNKTMFYKEFIYAVDIHRKATEYAKCVLGDMERSLFVVTMVTVLCLSLNLYEVSFLHSLLLMSTLCSILQYLIRKKVLIRR
- the LOC105284773 gene encoding uncharacterized protein LOC105284773 isoform X3; amino-acid sequence: MSTYFIFLLIKYISFWINMKSIRYLLEQFQYIYKRLKDSKEIAIYNKYGNNGKRITIGLIIVGICTQTYLIAIQCLPHILDMIMPKNETYMHRFIVIVTEGFAVQEKYFYLLFLYLYAVLTAGAVTLIAVGAMLLSCLKHICGMFRIASYRFEQAVTATLQNITLKNKTMFYKEFIYAVDIHRKATEYAKCVLGDMERSLFVVTMVTVLCLSLNLYEVSFLHSLLLMSTLCSILQYLIRKKVLIRR
- the LOC105284774 gene encoding ribosome biogenesis protein WDR12 homolog isoform X2 yields the protein MENNRKKKDSRKMKTQNVKQITIRFRSNTERYTIPEYHINVDGSMTAVELNTLVNNLMKDSMDVEGQVEFDFVICSQFLRTSLIEHITEMDISTEEIVVDCLEKHTPPEPKDCLIQDDWISTIALCGKWILTGSYDNTLRIWDLENHAQRLVISAHARPVKAVAWISLDDEEAVFVSTSMGNDCMIWNWKIAENSANCVSVCKGHEGTVDTVSLNHDKTLMATGSWDKMLYIWSASTQGEDEAGEPASKRSRGSHVNRTKTPLRAMKGHTHAVSGVVWSKKSEVITCSWDHTMKVWDTEMGHKKQEIHAENSIFSVDYSPLSNMLLTGSADGFVRLYDPRSTGAIMKTKFTSHKQWVAKVCWSTVDEHLFISGSYDSVVKMWDTRSSKTALYDLVGHKDKILSLDWTNPEVILSGGADNTLRIFSTPGN
- the LOC105284773 gene encoding uncharacterized protein LOC105284773 isoform X2; amino-acid sequence: MMISFIIFLLSRLCFTEQSFEFTLHLLSMSTYFIFLLIKYISFWINMKSIRYLLEQFQYIYKRLKDSKEIAIYNKYGNNGKRITIGLIIVGICTQTYLIAIQCLPHILDMIMPKNETYMHRFIVIVTEGFAVQEKYFYLLFLYLYAVLTAGAVTLIAVGAMLLSCLKHICGMFRIASYRFEQAVTATLQNITLKNKTMFYKEFIYAVDIHRKATEYAKCVLGDMERSLFVVTMVTVLCLSLNLYEVSFLHSLLLMSTLCSILQYLIRKKVLIRR
- the LOC105284774 gene encoding ribosome biogenesis protein WDR12 homolog isoform X1, with translation MENNRKKKDSRKMKTQNVKQITIRFRSNTERYTIPEYHINVDGSMTAVELNTLVNNLMKDSMDVEGQVEFDFVICSQFLRTSLIEHITEMDISTEEIVVDCLEKHTPPEPKDCLIQDDWISTIALCGKWILTGSYDNTLRIWDLENHAQRLVISAHARPVKAVAWISLDDEEAVFVSTSMGNDCMIWNWKIAENSANCVSVCKGHEGTVDTVSLNHDKTLMATGSWDKMLYIWSASTQGEDEAGEPASKRSRGSHVNRTKTPLRAMKGHTHAVSGVVWSKKSEVITCSWDHTMKVWDTEMGHKKQEIHAENSIFSVDYSPLSNMLLTGSADGFVRLYDPRSTEGAIMKTKFTSHKQWVAKVCWSTVDEHLFISGSYDSVVKMWDTRSSKTALYDLVGHKDKILSLDWTNPEVILSGGADNTLRIFSTPGN